The Fluviicola sp. genome contains a region encoding:
- the kdsB gene encoding 3-deoxy-manno-octulosonate cytidylyltransferase, whose translation MRILGIIPARYGSSRFPGKPLIDLKGKTMIRRVVEGAAKSSLLTDLVVATDDERIVQEVSGFGGKVMLTDSKHPTGTDRCAEIVRSLAEKYDVVINIQGDEPLVDARQLDQLLQAFNDPDVQIATLASRKIEMEDILNPNRIKVVIDKNHRALYFSRSPIPNFANAKGEPLEIYPFLRHIGLYAYRSEVLLQLSELAETKLEQIESLEQLRWLYNGYSIRVVETAIETPNIDTPEDVDKVLALL comes from the coding sequence ATGCGCATTCTCGGCATCATTCCTGCTCGTTACGGCTCTTCCCGCTTTCCGGGGAAACCGCTCATTGACCTGAAAGGAAAAACAATGATCCGGCGCGTAGTGGAAGGAGCAGCAAAGTCTTCTCTCTTGACAGACCTGGTTGTGGCAACGGATGATGAACGAATCGTGCAGGAAGTTTCGGGTTTCGGAGGAAAGGTGATGCTGACGGATTCCAAACATCCTACAGGAACTGACCGCTGTGCTGAAATCGTACGTAGCCTCGCTGAAAAATACGATGTAGTGATCAATATCCAGGGAGATGAACCTTTGGTGGACGCACGTCAGTTAGACCAGTTATTACAGGCATTTAACGATCCGGATGTGCAGATTGCCACGCTTGCTTCCCGCAAAATCGAAATGGAAGACATCCTGAATCCCAACCGGATCAAAGTGGTGATCGACAAAAACCACCGTGCACTCTATTTTTCCCGCAGCCCGATCCCGAATTTTGCCAACGCGAAGGGCGAACCGCTGGAGATTTACCCGTTCTTACGTCACATCGGATTGTATGCTTACCGTTCGGAGGTTTTGCTTCAATTGAGCGAACTGGCGGAAACGAAACTGGAACAGATCGAATCGCTGGAACAATTGCGCTGGCTGTACAACGGTTATTCCATCCGGGTAGTAGAAACCGCTATAGAAACCCCCAATATAGATACCCCGGAGGACGTCGACAAAGTATTGGCTTTACTCTGA